Proteins from a genomic interval of Lactococcus protaetiae:
- a CDS encoding TIGR04197 family type VII secretion effector, with translation MGTSKLSSNSIVAQGAISELVGIDTSSHKNKTISLGSSNIASMKAGESVSNQMLNLVSDFSSVILKQAKKFPELAHKIEERDISDAQQFKK, from the coding sequence ATGGGAACATCGAAACTAAGTTCTAACTCAATAGTAGCACAAGGAGCTATTTCTGAATTAGTGGGGATAGATACTAGTTCACATAAAAATAAGACCATAAGTTTAGGGTCAAGCAATATTGCTAGTATGAAGGCAGGGGAAAGCGTGTCTAATCAAATGCTCAATCTTGTTTCTGATTTCTCCTCGGTTATTCTTAAACAAGCTAAAAAATTTCCTGAACTTGCTCATAAAATTGAGGAACGAGATATTTCAGATGCGCAACAGTTCAAAAAGTAG
- a CDS encoding FxLYD domain-containing protein — translation MKRLLILPITLLISLFILASCSSPSKISTPKYADKKFITALSQGLENRWKLGDEYDKIKDPSTAQTKEYYHKFVQAELENISPLKDKKFKDSKLQALVIQYYNALEDSKKSINSLDSLDGAKAWSAAYDTRTKLLVQFKESYHLKVSKKYQSYLDNLEKDGQKAQQTDEVKTKVTAMTNAINFKYIPEQYDDTYKKYQATVENTTGVNLSSFSGQVNLINANGVTVDSTYINTDNWKAGAKVLFEFTTDKTFSKTVITPEYQVAGN, via the coding sequence ATGAAAAGATTGTTAATCTTACCTATAACCTTACTTATCTCATTATTCATTCTCGCTTCATGTAGCTCACCTTCAAAAATCTCCACTCCCAAATATGCTGACAAAAAATTTATAACTGCATTATCACAAGGATTAGAAAATCGTTGGAAACTAGGAGATGAATACGATAAAATTAAAGATCCATCAACCGCACAAACAAAGGAATATTATCATAAATTTGTTCAGGCAGAATTAGAAAACATTTCACCCCTCAAAGATAAAAAATTTAAAGATTCAAAACTTCAAGCTTTAGTTATTCAATATTACAATGCGTTAGAAGATTCTAAGAAATCAATCAACTCGCTTGATAGTTTGGATGGAGCAAAAGCATGGAGTGCAGCATACGATACCCGTACAAAATTATTAGTTCAATTTAAAGAGAGTTATCATTTAAAAGTAAGTAAAAAGTATCAGTCTTATCTTGATAATCTTGAAAAAGATGGACAAAAAGCGCAACAAACCGATGAAGTAAAAACAAAAGTTACTGCAATGACAAACGCCATCAACTTTAAGTACATTCCTGAACAATATGACGATACTTATAAAAAATATCAAGCTACCGTTGAAAACACCACTGGAGTGAACTTATCTAGCTTTTCAGGCCAAGTCAATCTAATTAATGCAAATGGTGTAACTGTAGATAGCACTTATATCAATACTGATAATTGGAAAGCAGGTGCCAAAGTATTATTTGAATTTACCACTGATAAAACATTTTCTAAAACTGTTATCACCCCCGAGTACCAAGTTGCTGGCAACTAA
- a CDS encoding SPFH domain-containing protein: MGIFKGISDAVGGTLADQWKDIITAGNFSEHTVVVPGVLQKTNNGRGANLFGSDGIISNGSKIFVPENTVAFIFSESSIENIITEPGSFEYQDGQTSIFNDKEFNGSSLFNQMIDRGTSVLKQSAERVGFGGQSAVQKRIAFVNMREIRGIKFGTHGPLVYNDLFYGVDLEIMAFGSFSIKITNPITFIRNFVPANVAYLSFDDKDSKAQISSEFIQSFTVAVNSLSENFRISQLPSHASEISKKISTDADNAGTWPERFGFEVTKVAIENIEFSDDARELVKQFSSNKMNVKAFDDISQRTSNIAAQQKIAEGIQDNGLGNGAGMIFGMNMSQNMNGQAQTLSTPTLSIDQQIETLKKLKDLVDLGILSEEEFNNKKKEIMGL, from the coding sequence ATGGGAATTTTCAAAGGCATATCAGATGCAGTAGGAGGAACTCTTGCTGATCAGTGGAAAGACATTATTACAGCTGGAAATTTCAGTGAACATACTGTAGTGGTACCTGGTGTCCTTCAAAAAACAAACAACGGACGCGGCGCTAATTTATTTGGCTCCGACGGAATCATCTCAAATGGTTCAAAAATATTTGTCCCAGAAAATACCGTCGCTTTCATTTTCAGTGAGAGTAGCATCGAAAATATCATTACTGAGCCCGGCAGTTTTGAATATCAAGATGGCCAGACAAGTATTTTTAATGATAAGGAATTCAACGGTAGCTCACTCTTTAATCAGATGATTGACCGAGGGACTTCTGTATTAAAACAATCTGCCGAACGAGTTGGATTTGGAGGACAGAGTGCTGTTCAGAAGAGAATTGCCTTTGTCAATATGCGTGAAATTCGTGGAATTAAATTTGGAACACATGGTCCTCTAGTTTATAATGATTTATTCTATGGTGTTGACCTTGAAATTATGGCTTTTGGTTCCTTCTCAATTAAGATTACAAACCCTATCACCTTTATCAGAAATTTTGTTCCTGCTAATGTTGCCTATCTTTCTTTTGATGACAAAGATTCTAAAGCTCAAATTTCCTCAGAGTTTATTCAATCCTTCACTGTTGCAGTAAATTCGTTATCTGAAAATTTTAGAATTTCTCAACTCCCTTCTCACGCAAGTGAAATTTCTAAAAAAATTTCAACTGATGCCGATAATGCTGGAACTTGGCCAGAACGATTCGGATTTGAAGTAACCAAAGTTGCTATTGAAAACATTGAATTTTCTGATGATGCTCGTGAACTTGTAAAACAATTTTCATCCAACAAAATGAATGTCAAAGCTTTTGATGATATCTCACAACGCACCTCAAATATCGCTGCACAACAAAAAATTGCTGAGGGCATTCAAGATAACGGATTGGGAAATGGAGCAGGAATGATTTTTGGTATGAACATGTCACAAAATATGAATGGACAAGCTCAAACTCTTTCCACACCAACACTATCCATTGATCAGCAGATTGAAACACTAAAAAAATTGAAAGATCTTGTAGATTTGGGAATTCTATCAGAAGAAGAATTCAATAACAAAAAGAAAGAAATAATGGGACTATAA
- a CDS encoding Hsp20/alpha crystallin family protein, protein MSNDLMNSQNNWMDFGDDFFNHFGRNFFKNGLGFQNSNRQMAMKTDISESDAAYSVKIDLPGLKKDNINIDYVNGILTVSGKQEHTNEAKNEDGEVIHSERYSGSYSRSYSLPNVEREAITAKYDGGVLILNLPKTKVDANSHRIEIQ, encoded by the coding sequence ATGTCAAACGATTTGATGAACAGTCAAAACAATTGGATGGATTTTGGAGATGATTTCTTTAATCATTTCGGTCGGAATTTCTTCAAAAATGGCCTTGGTTTCCAAAACTCTAACCGTCAAATGGCAATGAAAACAGATATTTCGGAGTCGGATGCGGCTTACAGCGTAAAGATTGACTTACCTGGCTTGAAGAAAGATAATATTAACATTGATTATGTTAATGGTATACTCACTGTTTCAGGCAAGCAAGAACACACAAACGAAGCAAAAAATGAGGATGGTGAAGTGATTCATAGTGAGCGTTACTCTGGTTCATACAGCCGCTCCTATAGTTTACCAAATGTTGAACGTGAAGCTATCACAGCAAAGTATGATGGTGGTGTGTTAATCTTGAATTTACCAAAAACAAAAGTTGATGCAAACTCACATCGAATTGAAATCCAATAA
- a CDS encoding zinc finger Ran-binding domain-containing protein codes for MKKTLLLAIGLIFLGIFSACNHSNATYKVDYNTNSFENALENNKKVSGKTVAFTVTNEKPPLLGLGDYDLQDVNKNNFRSKSNPNITQGDSVIVKVTSVSKSLGHYKISYSNLTKINDLSDVAVKENNIGSFIGEIFFGIVGFAFFVSIIIFAVIQGKKQNIIQKKKDDILSCISASGIRELKEISKVTGLQVYEIEKLLTDMIKMASLANSKVNQSLNIRILKNAQIDHINDIIILDKHATDTKLDKIATAANSILDRFNPKQNIKTKPLTVKPEKLPDWVCEYCNSSNKAESEKCSQCSAKR; via the coding sequence ATGAAAAAAACACTACTCTTGGCAATTGGACTTATTTTTTTAGGGATATTTTCAGCTTGCAACCATTCAAATGCAACCTACAAGGTGGATTATAACACCAATTCTTTTGAAAACGCCCTCGAAAATAATAAAAAAGTAAGTGGTAAAACTGTCGCCTTTACTGTAACCAATGAAAAGCCTCCTCTATTAGGTCTGGGCGATTATGATTTGCAAGACGTGAATAAAAACAACTTCAGATCTAAAAGTAATCCCAACATTACTCAAGGAGATAGTGTGATAGTCAAAGTTACTAGCGTCTCTAAAAGTTTAGGACATTATAAAATCTCTTATTCAAATCTTACTAAAATTAATGATTTATCAGATGTAGCTGTTAAAGAAAATAATATAGGATCATTCATTGGAGAAATCTTTTTCGGAATTGTTGGATTTGCTTTCTTCGTTTCAATTATTATTTTTGCCGTCATACAAGGAAAGAAGCAAAACATTATACAAAAGAAGAAGGACGATATTTTATCTTGTATCTCAGCTTCTGGTATTAGAGAACTCAAAGAAATTTCAAAAGTTACTGGACTTCAAGTTTATGAAATTGAAAAATTACTAACAGATATGATAAAAATGGCTTCACTTGCCAACTCCAAAGTTAATCAATCACTGAATATTAGAATTCTTAAAAATGCTCAGATTGATCATATTAACGATATTATTATACTTGACAAACATGCTACTGATACCAAACTTGATAAGATAGCTACAGCCGCAAATTCAATATTGGACCGTTTTAATCCAAAACAAAATATCAAAACTAAACCTCTAACTGTTAAACCAGAAAAATTGCCTGATTGGGTTTGCGAATACTGTAATTCATCAAACAAAGCAGAATCAGAAAAATGCTCACAGTGTAGCGCTAAAAGATAG
- a CDS encoding helix-turn-helix domain-containing protein, whose translation MEYFGDKLRALRLKKMMTQSDLSTRIGVVSATISAYEKSRKYPSVEVLIQLCQIFDVSADYLLGLSDDKEFNTSSLTDEQLQIVLRLINEFEQFNALKEK comes from the coding sequence ATGGAATATTTTGGGGATAAGTTGCGAGCTTTGAGACTTAAAAAAATGATGACGCAAAGTGACTTATCAACGAGGATTGGAGTCGTAAGTGCAACAATTTCTGCCTACGAGAAAAGTCGAAAGTACCCATCAGTTGAGGTGCTTATCCAACTTTGTCAGATTTTTGATGTTTCGGCTGACTATTTATTGGGTTTGTCTGACGACAAGGAGTTTAATACATCGTCTTTGACGGATGAGCAGCTTCAAATTGTGCTGCGTTTGATTAATGAATTTGAGCAGTTTAATGCTTTGAAAGAAAAATAA